One window of the Rhizorhabdus dicambivorans genome contains the following:
- a CDS encoding helix-turn-helix domain-containing protein, whose translation MGVDRINSLTDSQRSYLRLVLQHKSSKEIAQQLGISAHTVDKRIKEAMRILDVGTRVEAAKILAMAESGAVSPLGPQSPDLAIPQISVTSGATGTQGNEAGAASSGVMVGEEQLAFGSHPVPRPFPLPFPTGDRPHNNLSFLQRLGWTIGLIIGLALATGILLSGLTALGTLLVALRN comes from the coding sequence ATGGGGGTAGATCGGATCAACAGCCTGACGGACAGCCAGCGCAGCTATCTGCGCCTGGTTCTCCAGCACAAGTCCTCGAAAGAGATCGCGCAGCAACTGGGCATTTCCGCGCACACGGTCGACAAACGCATCAAGGAAGCGATGCGCATCCTCGACGTCGGGACCCGGGTGGAGGCTGCGAAAATCCTCGCAATGGCCGAATCCGGGGCCGTTTCTCCATTGGGCCCCCAATCGCCGGACCTAGCAATTCCGCAGATTTCCGTCACTTCAGGTGCAACGGGGACGCAAGGGAATGAAGCAGGTGCCGCATCGTCGGGGGTCATGGTCGGGGAAGAGCAACTTGCCTTCGGTTCGCATCCGGTGCCGCGCCCCTTCCCTCTCCCATTCCCCACGGGCGATCGCCCGCACAACAATCTCTCCTTCCTGCAGCGCCTAGGATGGACGATAGGTCTGATCATCGGGCTGGCGCTGGCCACCGGCATCCTTCTGTCGGGTCTGACCGCCCTGGGGACGCTGCTCGTTGCCCTGCGGAACTAG
- a CDS encoding JAB domain-containing protein, whose translation MDRPCRRTAGYPFSRGDTGKRALHLGESYRPLKSADATQRHRDSAAASARGGEQRLADLIAPLCGHGSTVVAADLVSRFGSLSALFRANRAALESRLPGRRDLIDMLLAVQPLVRELLKAEMLDAPVLPDNRAAIRYLHASMAHEPAEQVRVLYLDAKNRILRDDVAARGSVTKTDIFPREIVRRALDLGATGLIMAHNHPSGDPEPSRHDLTATRAVAEAARLFDIVLHDHIVIGRGGYRSLREEGYL comes from the coding sequence ATGGATCGACCGTGCCGCCGCACCGCAGGATATCCTTTCAGCCGCGGCGACACCGGCAAACGCGCCCTCCATCTGGGCGAGTCCTATCGCCCGCTGAAGTCGGCGGACGCCACCCAGCGTCATCGCGATTCCGCTGCTGCCAGCGCGCGGGGCGGCGAACAGCGGCTGGCCGACCTGATCGCCCCGCTGTGCGGCCATGGCTCGACCGTCGTCGCGGCGGACCTGGTCAGCCGCTTCGGGTCCCTGTCGGCGCTGTTCCGGGCGAACCGCGCCGCACTCGAAAGCCGCCTGCCCGGGCGACGCGACCTGATCGACATGCTCCTCGCCGTACAGCCGCTGGTCCGCGAACTGCTGAAGGCGGAGATGCTCGATGCGCCGGTGCTGCCCGACAACCGCGCCGCGATCCGCTATCTTCATGCCAGCATGGCGCATGAGCCCGCCGAACAGGTGCGGGTCCTCTATCTCGACGCCAAGAACCGGATCCTGCGCGACGACGTCGCCGCGCGCGGCAGCGTGACCAAGACCGATATCTTCCCGCGAGAGATCGTGCGGCGGGCACTCGACCTGGGCGCCACCGGACTGATCATGGCGCACAACCATCCTTCGGGCGATCCCGAGCCGAGCCGGCACGATCTGACGGCGACCCGCGCCGTCGCCGAAGCCGCGCGGCTGTTCGACATCGTCCTTCACGATCATATCGTGATCGGGCGCGGCGGCTATCGCAGCCTGCGCGAGGAAGGCTATCTCTAG
- the gltB gene encoding glutamate synthase large subunit: MSYPQNQGLYDSSNEHDACGVGFITHIRGEKSNSVVQRGLQILLNIDHRGAVGADPLLGDGAGILIQIPDALLRDWAAGAGLILPQPGDYAVAMCFLPRDEAARDFAVTTFEKFIAKEGQTVIGWRDVPVNTAGLGQAVLDEMPVIRQAIVGRGEDCADQDAFERKLLVIRKQTQNPLAALAEKNELPGLTDLYMPSFSSRTVVYKGLLLAGQVGSFYQDLGNPLTTSAIALVHQRFSTNTFPSWKLAHPYRFIAHNGEINTVRGNVNWMNARRRTMESELLGADLDKIWPIIPHGQSDTACLDNALELLVAGGYSLAHAVMMLIPEAWAGNPLMDPARKAFYEYHAALMEPWDGPAAVAFTDGRQIGATLDRNGLRPARFLVTDDDHVIMASESGVLPIAEENIVRKWRLQPGKMLLIDMEQGRIIEDEEIKASLAEAKPYAKWLESTQYKLKDLDAVRTPETETPELPNDPHALLDRQQAFGYTQEDIAKFLEPMARAGDDPIGSMGTDTPIAVLSARPRLLYDYFKQNFAQVTNPPIDPIREELVMSLVSMIGPRPNLLGRQAGTHKRLEVDQPILTNGDVARIRSAEAQLDGAFRTETIDITWDATAGADGMANAIKEMCWAATEAVLADKNILILSDRTQGPDRIAIPSLLATAAVHHHLVKQGLRMQTGLVVETGEAREVHHFCVLAGYGAEAVNPYLAFDTLEEIRVRQNLPLSKPEVRKNYIKAVGKGMLKVMSKMGISTYQSYCGAQIFDAIGLASAFIDKYFTGTATTIEGIGLAEVAEETVRRHAAAYGDNPIYKNMLDVGGVYGYRIRGEEHAWTPESVSALQHAVRGNSKERYEAFAAQINEQNARLLQIRGLMDLKPAETPLSIDEVEPASEIVKRFATGAMSFGSISREAHTTLAVAMNRIGARSNTGEGGEEADRFKPMANGASMRSAIKQVASGRFGVTAEYLVNADDIQIKMAQGAKPGEGGQLPGDKVDKNIARVRHSTPGVGLISPPPHHDIYSIEDLAQLIHDLKNVNTRARISVKLVSEVGVGTVAAGVSKARADHVTISGYDGGTGASPLTSLTHAGSPWEIGLAETQQTLLLNGLRSRIAVQVDGGIRTGRDVAIGALLGADEFGFATAPLIAAGCIMMRKCHLNTCPVGVATQDPVLRARFTGQPEHVINYFFFVAEELRQIMAEMGFRTVEEMVGRVDRIDMRKALDHWKAHGVDLGRLLHQAKPAMGNTLFWSGTQDHGLENALDNDLIAAAAPALEKGEAVVIERPVVNVNRTVGAMLSGEVARRFGHAGLPENSITIRLTGVAGQSFGAFLAHGVTLELTGDGNDYVGKGLSGGRVIVRQPAHVRRNPLENIIVGNTVLYGAIAGEAYFQGVAGERFAVRNSGAIAVVEGTGDHGCEYMTGGVVAVLGRTGRNFAAGMSGGVAYVYDEDGLFRERCNHAMVEVSPISGAPDAEEGTGRPQQRAASVNDYGMGDMLRHDAERLRILLERHHLHTGSAQARALLDDWQSTLKRFVKVMPRDYARALRQLETERLAAANVAAE, translated from the coding sequence ATGAGCTATCCGCAGAATCAGGGTTTGTACGATTCCAGCAATGAGCATGATGCCTGCGGCGTCGGCTTCATTACCCATATCCGCGGCGAGAAATCGAACAGCGTCGTCCAGCGTGGCCTGCAGATACTGCTCAACATCGATCATCGCGGCGCGGTCGGCGCCGACCCGCTGCTCGGCGACGGCGCCGGCATCCTGATCCAGATTCCCGACGCCCTGCTGCGCGACTGGGCGGCGGGCGCCGGCCTCATCCTGCCCCAGCCCGGCGACTATGCCGTAGCGATGTGCTTCCTGCCGCGCGACGAAGCCGCGCGCGATTTCGCCGTCACCACCTTCGAGAAATTCATCGCCAAGGAAGGCCAGACCGTGATCGGCTGGCGCGACGTTCCGGTCAACACCGCCGGCCTGGGCCAGGCGGTGCTCGACGAGATGCCGGTGATCCGCCAGGCGATCGTCGGCCGGGGCGAGGACTGCGCGGACCAGGATGCATTCGAACGCAAGCTGCTCGTCATCCGCAAGCAGACCCAGAACCCGCTCGCGGCGCTCGCCGAGAAGAACGAGCTTCCGGGCCTCACCGACCTCTACATGCCGAGCTTTTCGAGCCGCACCGTGGTCTACAAGGGCCTGCTGCTCGCCGGCCAGGTCGGCAGCTTCTACCAGGACCTCGGCAACCCGCTGACCACCTCGGCGATCGCGCTGGTCCACCAGCGCTTCTCGACCAACACCTTCCCCAGCTGGAAGCTGGCCCATCCGTACCGCTTCATCGCCCATAATGGCGAAATCAACACGGTGCGCGGCAACGTCAACTGGATGAACGCGCGCCGGCGCACGATGGAATCGGAGCTGCTCGGCGCCGATCTCGACAAGATCTGGCCGATCATCCCACACGGCCAGTCCGACACCGCCTGTCTCGACAACGCGCTCGAACTGCTGGTGGCCGGCGGCTATTCGCTCGCCCATGCGGTGATGATGCTGATCCCCGAAGCCTGGGCCGGCAACCCGCTGATGGATCCCGCGCGCAAGGCCTTCTACGAATATCATGCCGCGCTGATGGAGCCATGGGACGGCCCCGCCGCCGTCGCTTTCACCGATGGCCGCCAGATCGGTGCGACACTGGACCGCAACGGCCTGCGCCCTGCCCGCTTCCTCGTCACCGACGACGATCATGTCATCATGGCCTCGGAATCGGGCGTGCTGCCCATCGCCGAGGAGAACATCGTCCGCAAATGGCGCCTCCAGCCCGGCAAGATGCTGCTCATCGACATGGAGCAGGGCCGGATCATCGAGGATGAGGAGATCAAGGCCAGCCTCGCCGAGGCGAAGCCCTACGCCAAGTGGCTGGAATCGACCCAGTACAAGCTGAAGGATCTCGACGCGGTCCGCACGCCCGAGACCGAGACGCCCGAACTGCCGAACGATCCGCACGCGCTGCTCGATCGCCAGCAGGCCTTCGGCTACACCCAGGAGGATATCGCCAAATTCCTGGAGCCGATGGCACGCGCCGGTGACGATCCGATCGGATCGATGGGCACCGATACGCCGATCGCGGTGCTCTCCGCCCGGCCCCGGCTGCTTTACGATTATTTCAAGCAGAATTTCGCCCAGGTCACCAATCCGCCGATCGATCCGATCCGCGAGGAACTGGTGATGTCGCTTGTGTCGATGATCGGCCCGCGCCCGAACCTGCTGGGCCGCCAGGCCGGCACCCACAAGCGCCTGGAGGTCGATCAGCCGATCCTCACCAATGGCGACGTCGCCCGCATCCGTTCGGCCGAGGCGCAGCTCGACGGCGCCTTCCGTACCGAGACGATCGACATCACCTGGGACGCCACGGCCGGCGCCGACGGCATGGCCAACGCCATCAAGGAGATGTGCTGGGCCGCGACCGAGGCGGTGCTCGCCGACAAGAACATCCTGATCCTGTCGGACCGCACCCAGGGCCCGGACCGGATCGCGATCCCGTCGCTGCTGGCAACCGCCGCCGTCCACCACCATCTCGTCAAGCAGGGCCTGCGCATGCAGACCGGGCTGGTCGTCGAGACCGGCGAGGCGCGCGAGGTCCATCATTTCTGCGTGCTGGCCGGCTACGGCGCCGAGGCGGTGAACCCCTATCTCGCCTTCGACACGCTCGAAGAGATCCGGGTCCGCCAGAATCTGCCGCTGAGCAAGCCCGAGGTCCGCAAGAACTATATCAAGGCGGTCGGCAAGGGCATGCTCAAGGTCATGTCCAAGATGGGCATCTCGACCTATCAGAGCTATTGCGGCGCGCAGATCTTCGACGCGATCGGCCTCGCCTCCGCCTTCATCGACAAATATTTCACGGGCACCGCGACGACGATCGAGGGCATCGGTCTCGCCGAGGTGGCCGAGGAAACCGTCCGCCGTCACGCCGCCGCCTATGGCGACAATCCCATCTACAAGAACATGCTCGATGTCGGCGGTGTCTATGGCTACCGGATCCGGGGCGAGGAACATGCCTGGACCCCGGAGAGCGTCTCCGCGCTCCAGCATGCCGTGCGCGGCAACAGCAAGGAGCGCTACGAAGCCTTTGCTGCGCAGATCAACGAACAGAATGCGCGCCTGCTCCAGATCCGCGGCCTGATGGACCTGAAGCCTGCCGAAACCCCGCTGTCGATCGACGAGGTCGAGCCGGCGTCGGAGATCGTCAAGCGCTTCGCCACCGGCGCGATGAGCTTCGGCTCGATCAGCCGCGAGGCGCACACGACGCTCGCCGTGGCGATGAACCGCATCGGCGCCCGTTCGAACACCGGCGAGGGCGGCGAGGAAGCCGATCGCTTCAAGCCGATGGCCAATGGCGCTTCCATGCGCTCGGCGATCAAGCAGGTCGCCTCGGGCCGGTTCGGCGTCACCGCCGAATATCTGGTCAACGCCGACGACATCCAGATCAAGATGGCCCAGGGCGCCAAGCCCGGCGAAGGCGGCCAGCTGCCGGGCGACAAGGTCGACAAGAACATTGCCCGCGTCCGCCATTCGACCCCGGGCGTCGGCCTGATCTCGCCGCCGCCGCACCATGACATCTATTCGATCGAGGATCTGGCCCAGCTGATCCACGACCTGAAGAACGTCAACACCCGTGCGCGCATCTCGGTGAAGCTCGTCTCCGAAGTCGGCGTCGGCACCGTCGCCGCCGGCGTCTCCAAGGCGCGCGCCGACCATGTGACCATCTCCGGCTATGACGGCGGCACCGGCGCATCGCCGCTGACCTCGCTCACCCATGCAGGCAGCCCGTGGGAAATCGGCCTCGCCGAAACCCAGCAGACACTGCTGCTCAACGGCCTGCGCAGCCGCATCGCGGTGCAGGTCGACGGCGGCATCCGCACCGGCCGCGACGTCGCGATCGGCGCCCTGCTCGGCGCCGACGAGTTCGGCTTCGCCACCGCCCCGCTGATCGCCGCCGGCTGCATCATGATGCGCAAATGCCATCTCAACACCTGCCCGGTCGGCGTTGCCACCCAGGACCCGGTGCTGCGCGCGCGCTTCACCGGCCAGCCTGAGCATGTCATCAACTATTTCTTCTTCGTCGCTGAGGAACTCCGCCAGATCATGGCGGAAATGGGCTTCCGAACCGTCGAGGAGATGGTCGGCCGCGTCGACCGGATCGACATGCGCAAGGCGCTCGACCACTGGAAGGCCCATGGCGTCGATCTCGGCCGCCTGCTCCACCAGGCGAAGCCGGCGATGGGGAACACGCTGTTCTGGTCGGGCACCCAGGATCATGGCCTGGAGAATGCGCTCGACAATGATCTGATCGCCGCCGCCGCCCCCGCGCTCGAAAAGGGCGAGGCCGTGGTGATCGAGCGGCCGGTGGTCAACGTCAACCGCACCGTCGGCGCGATGCTGTCGGGTGAGGTGGCGCGGCGCTTCGGCCATGCCGGCCTGCCCGAGAACAGCATCACGATCCGGCTGACCGGCGTCGCCGGACAGAGCTTCGGGGCGTTTCTCGCTCATGGCGTCACGCTGGAACTGACCGGCGACGGCAACGACTATGTCGGCAAGGGCCTGTCGGGCGGTCGCGTGATCGTGCGCCAGCCCGCGCATGTCAGGCGCAACCCGCTGGAGAACATCATCGTCGGCAACACCGTGCTCTACGGCGCAATCGCGGGCGAGGCCTATTTCCAGGGCGTCGCGGGCGAGCGCTTCGCGGTTCGCAACTCGGGCGCGATCGCGGTGGTCGAGGGTACCGGCGACCATGGCTGCGAATATATGACCGGCGGCGTCGTCGCCGTGCTGGGCAGGACCGGCCGCAACTTCGCGGCGGGCATGTCGGGCGGCGTCGCCTATGTCTATGATGAGGACGGCCTGTTCCGCGAGCGCTGCAACCACGCGATGGTGGAGGTCTCGCCGATCTCGGGCGCTCCCGACGCCGAGGAAGGCACCGGCCGGCCGCAGCAGCGCGCCGCCAGCGTCAACGACTATGGCATGGGCGATATGCTCCGCCATGACGCGGAACGGCTGCGCATCCTGCTCGAACGGCACCATCTCCACACCGGGAGTGCGCAGGCTCGCGCGCTGCTCGACGACTGGCAGTCCACCCTCAAGCGTTTCGTGAAGGTGATGCCGCGTGATTATGCCCGCGCGCTGCGGCAGCTGGAGACCGAGCGCCTCGCCGCTGCCAATGTCGCGGCCGAATAA
- a CDS encoding glutamate synthase subunit beta — protein MGKATGFLEIERNDRGYLKPAERLKNWNEFVVPLEDKALKDQASRCMNCGIPFCHNGCPVNNIIPDWNHLVFEDDWKNALEVLHSTNNFPEFTGRVCPAPCEAACTLNIQDTPVTIKSIECAIVDRGWDEGWIVPQVPARRTGKSVAVVGSGPAGMACAQQLARAGHSVTLFEKNDRMGGLLRYGIPDFKMEKHLINRRLVQMEAEGVTLRTSTEVGVQVSLDSLKENFDAVVLSGGAEKPRPLEIPGFELQGVRYAMEFLTQQNKRVAGDDEMRAAPRGSLTATGKHVVVIGGGDTGSDCVGTSNRQGAASVTQLEIMPKPPEKEAKALSWPNWPLKLRTSSSHEEGCERDWSVVTKRAIGSNGQLTALECVRVEWVDGRMQEIAGSEFTLKADLVFLAMGFLGPNTSGMIEQAGVELDPRGNVKANMDDYATSQDGIFACGDMRRGQSLIVWAIREGRQCARAVDLHLMGATDLPR, from the coding sequence ATGGGCAAGGCTACCGGATTTCTCGAAATCGAGCGCAACGACCGCGGCTATCTGAAGCCGGCCGAGCGCCTGAAGAACTGGAACGAGTTCGTCGTTCCGCTGGAAGACAAGGCGCTGAAGGACCAAGCGTCGCGCTGCATGAACTGCGGCATCCCGTTCTGCCACAATGGCTGTCCGGTGAACAACATCATCCCCGACTGGAACCATCTGGTATTCGAGGATGATTGGAAGAACGCACTGGAAGTTCTTCATTCGACGAATAATTTTCCCGAGTTCACCGGCCGCGTCTGCCCTGCCCCATGCGAGGCCGCCTGCACGCTGAACATCCAGGACACCCCCGTCACCATCAAGTCGATCGAATGCGCGATCGTCGATCGCGGATGGGATGAAGGCTGGATCGTGCCGCAGGTTCCGGCGCGCCGCACCGGCAAGTCGGTCGCGGTGGTCGGCTCGGGCCCGGCCGGCATGGCCTGCGCCCAGCAGCTCGCCCGCGCCGGCCACAGCGTCACCCTGTTCGAGAAGAACGACCGGATGGGCGGCCTGCTCCGCTATGGCATTCCGGACTTCAAGATGGAGAAGCATCTCATCAACCGCCGGCTGGTGCAGATGGAGGCCGAAGGCGTCACCCTGCGCACGTCCACCGAGGTCGGCGTCCAGGTGTCGCTCGACTCGCTCAAGGAGAATTTCGACGCGGTCGTCCTGTCGGGCGGCGCCGAGAAGCCCCGCCCGCTGGAAATCCCCGGCTTCGAGCTTCAGGGCGTCCGCTATGCGATGGAATTCCTGACCCAGCAGAACAAGCGCGTCGCCGGCGACGACGAGATGCGCGCCGCGCCGCGCGGCTCGCTGACCGCAACCGGCAAGCATGTCGTCGTGATCGGCGGCGGCGACACCGGATCGGACTGCGTCGGCACCTCGAACCGCCAGGGCGCCGCATCGGTCACCCAGCTCGAGATCATGCCCAAGCCGCCTGAGAAGGAGGCCAAGGCCCTGAGCTGGCCGAACTGGCCGCTCAAGCTGCGCACCTCCTCCAGCCATGAGGAAGGCTGCGAGCGCGATTGGTCGGTCGTCACCAAGCGAGCGATCGGCAGCAACGGCCAGCTCACCGCGCTCGAATGCGTGCGAGTCGAGTGGGTCGACGGCCGGATGCAGGAAATCGCCGGCAGCGAATTCACCCTGAAGGCCGACCTCGTCTTCCTGGCGATGGGCTTCCTGGGCCCGAACACGTCGGGCATGATCGAGCAGGCGGGCGTCGAGTTGGATCCGCGCGGCAACGTCAAGGCGAACATGGACGATTACGCCACCAGCCAGGACGGCATCTTCGCCTGCGGCGACATGCGCCGCGGCCAGAGCCTGATCGTCTGGGCGATACGCGAGGGCCGCCAGTGCGCCCGTGCGGTCGACCTTCACCTGATGGGCGCGACCGACCTGCCGAGATAA
- a CDS encoding TFIIB-type zinc ribbon-containing protein, which produces MRENEAMSMNCPVCAVPLTMSTRQNVEIDYCPQCRGVWLDRGELDKIIERSAAELAPAPPPQAAPPPQSRQPEYRQPHYGYDDRYKYKRKKSFLEELFD; this is translated from the coding sequence ATGAGGGAGAATGAAGCCATGTCCATGAACTGCCCCGTTTGCGCGGTGCCGCTGACGATGAGCACCCGCCAGAATGTCGAGATCGACTATTGCCCGCAATGCCGGGGCGTCTGGCTCGATCGCGGCGAACTCGACAAGATCATCGAGCGCTCGGCCGCCGAACTGGCGCCTGCTCCACCGCCGCAGGCCGCCCCACCCCCGCAATCCCGCCAGCCTGAATACCGGCAGCCGCATTACGGGTATGACGACCGCTACAAATACAAGCGGAAGAAGAGCTTTCTGGAGGAGCTGTTCGACTGA
- the typA gene encoding translational GTPase TypA, translating into MSLRNVAIIAHVDHGKTTLVDQLFRQSGTFRDNQRVEERAMDSNDLEKERGITILAKCTSVEWEGNRINIVDTPGHADFGGEVERILSMVDGVILLVDSSEGAMPQTKFVTGKALALGLRPIVVVNKIDRPDERTQEVLDEVFDLFVSLEANDDQLDFPVLFASGRNGYANEDASARSGTLAPLFNKIVEHVPAPKADPDGPFKFLVTLLDRDNFVGRILTGLVQSGTVKVNQPIHALDPEGNVVETGRASKIMAFRGLERIPVDEAKAGDIISLAGLTVATVANTIADPTVTEPLQAQPIDPPTLSMTFAVNDSPMAGREGSKVTSRMIRDRLFREAESNVAIKVTESAGKDSFDVAGRGELQLGVLIETMRREGFELGISRPRVIFGEDEKGGRTEPYETVVIDVDEEHSGTVVEKMAIRKAELTDMRPSGGGKTRITFSAPSRGLIGYHGEFLSDTRGTGIMNRLFEKYGPHKGNIEGRKNGVLISNGAGEANSYALGPLEERGILFVGHGEALYEGMIIGENAKTEDLEVNPMKAKQLTNFRASGGKDDAIRLTPPKKMTLEQAIAYIDDDEMVEVTPKSIRLRKVHLDPHERKRASRAKAAA; encoded by the coding sequence ATGAGCCTTCGCAACGTGGCCATCATCGCGCACGTCGATCATGGCAAGACCACGCTCGTCGATCAGCTGTTCCGCCAATCGGGCACCTTCCGGGACAACCAGCGCGTCGAAGAACGCGCAATGGACTCGAACGACCTGGAAAAGGAACGAGGCATCACCATTCTGGCCAAGTGCACCTCGGTCGAATGGGAGGGCAACCGGATCAACATCGTCGATACGCCCGGTCACGCCGATTTCGGCGGCGAGGTGGAGCGTATCCTGTCGATGGTCGACGGCGTGATCCTGCTGGTCGATTCGTCTGAAGGCGCGATGCCGCAGACCAAGTTCGTCACGGGCAAGGCGCTGGCGCTGGGCCTGCGCCCGATCGTCGTCGTCAACAAGATCGATCGCCCGGATGAGCGGACCCAGGAGGTGCTGGACGAGGTATTCGACCTGTTCGTCAGCCTCGAAGCCAATGACGACCAACTCGATTTTCCGGTGCTGTTCGCCTCGGGCCGCAATGGCTATGCCAATGAGGACGCCTCCGCCCGCTCGGGCACGCTGGCGCCGCTGTTCAACAAGATCGTCGAACATGTTCCGGCGCCGAAGGCGGACCCCGACGGCCCCTTCAAGTTCCTCGTCACGCTGCTCGATCGCGACAATTTCGTGGGCCGCATCCTGACCGGCCTGGTCCAGAGCGGCACGGTCAAGGTCAACCAGCCGATCCACGCGCTCGATCCCGAAGGCAATGTGGTCGAGACCGGCCGCGCCTCGAAGATCATGGCGTTCCGGGGGCTGGAGCGGATTCCGGTCGACGAAGCCAAGGCGGGCGACATCATCTCGCTGGCCGGCCTCACCGTCGCGACCGTCGCCAACACCATTGCCGACCCGACCGTCACCGAGCCGCTGCAGGCGCAGCCGATCGATCCGCCGACGCTGTCGATGACCTTTGCCGTCAACGACAGTCCGATGGCGGGCCGCGAGGGCAGCAAGGTGACGAGCCGCATGATCCGCGACCGGCTGTTCCGCGAGGCAGAATCGAACGTCGCTATCAAGGTGACCGAGAGCGCCGGCAAGGACAGCTTCGACGTCGCCGGCCGCGGCGAGCTGCAGCTCGGCGTGCTGATCGAGACGATGCGCCGCGAGGGCTTCGAACTCGGCATCTCGCGCCCGCGCGTGATCTTCGGCGAAGACGAGAAGGGCGGCAGGACCGAGCCCTATGAGACCGTCGTCATCGACGTGGACGAGGAGCATTCGGGCACCGTCGTCGAGAAGATGGCGATCCGGAAAGCCGAACTGACCGACATGCGCCCGTCGGGCGGCGGCAAGACCCGCATCACCTTCTCGGCACCCTCGCGTGGCCTGATCGGCTATCATGGCGAGTTCCTGTCGGACACGCGCGGCACCGGCATCATGAACCGGCTGTTCGAGAAATATGGACCCCACAAGGGCAATATCGAGGGCCGCAAGAACGGCGTGCTGATCTCCAACGGCGCGGGCGAGGCGAACAGCTATGCGCTCGGCCCGCTGGAAGAGCGCGGCATCCTGTTCGTGGGCCATGGCGAGGCGCTGTACGAGGGCATGATCATCGGCGAGAACGCCAAGACCGAAGACCTCGAAGTCAACCCGATGAAGGCCAAGCAGCTCACCAACTTCCGCGCCTCTGGCGGCAAGGATGACGCGATCCGGCTGACCCCGCCGAAGAAAATGACGCTGGAACAGGCGATCGCCTATATCGACGATGACGAGATGGTCGAAGTCACGCCCAAGTCGATCCGGCTCCGCAAGGTCCACCTCGATCCGCATGAGCGCAAGCGCGCCAGCCGGGCGAAGGCGGCGGCGTAG
- a CDS encoding toxic anion resistance protein, with translation MATTTTTEEPALVLQAPEPVKTLKPEKAAGLVPLQDEQRSKLDEKVDSFIEELVAQDVNSPEFGKRVDSISNMGRKEIAEAAGQSNRFLDRPVRAIDADNGVGTNLAELRRTVEDLDPGKRDNLFTKKKLFGIIPWGSRMRDYFDSYRSAQSHIASILNSLASGKDELIKDNAAIDVERQNLWAAMGRLEQMIHLSKALDEKLEAKALELDSSDPEKAKAIRETALFYVRQRSQDLLTQMAVTVQGYLALDLVKKNNIELVKGVDRASTTTVAALRTAVTVAQALTSQKLVLDQITALNTTTANMIDSTGEMLKNQTGEIHKQAASSTIPVETLQRAFQNIYDTMDTIDRFKVEALSSMKQTVNVLTSEVEKSKGYIARAEGAAQSQAEPFKALE, from the coding sequence ATGGCCACGACGACGACGACCGAGGAACCGGCGCTGGTGTTGCAGGCACCGGAGCCGGTGAAGACCCTCAAGCCCGAAAAGGCCGCGGGCCTCGTGCCGCTTCAGGACGAACAGCGTTCCAAGCTCGACGAGAAGGTCGACAGCTTCATCGAGGAACTTGTCGCGCAGGACGTAAACAGTCCCGAATTCGGCAAGCGGGTCGATTCGATCAGCAATATGGGCCGCAAGGAAATCGCCGAGGCGGCCGGCCAGTCGAACCGTTTCCTCGATCGGCCGGTGCGCGCGATCGATGCCGATAACGGCGTCGGCACCAACCTGGCCGAGCTGCGCCGCACCGTCGAGGATCTCGATCCCGGCAAGCGCGACAATCTGTTCACCAAGAAGAAGCTGTTCGGGATCATCCCTTGGGGCAGCCGGATGCGGGACTATTTCGACAGCTACCGCTCCGCGCAGAGTCATATCGCCTCGATTCTCAACAGCCTCGCCTCGGGCAAGGACGAGCTGATCAAGGACAATGCCGCGATCGATGTCGAGCGGCAGAATCTTTGGGCGGCGATGGGCCGGCTCGAACAGATGATCCATCTGTCCAAGGCGCTCGACGAGAAGCTTGAGGCCAAGGCGCTCGAGCTGGACAGCAGCGATCCGGAAAAGGCCAAGGCGATCCGCGAAACCGCGCTCTTCTATGTCCGCCAGCGCAGCCAGGACCTGCTGACCCAGATGGCGGTGACGGTGCAGGGCTATCTTGCGCTCGATCTGGTCAAGAAGAACAATATCGAGCTGGTGAAGGGCGTCGACCGGGCCTCGACCACCACAGTCGCGGCGCTGCGCACGGCCGTCACCGTCGCGCAGGCGCTGACCAGCCAGAAGCTGGTGCTGGACCAGATCACCGCGCTGAACACCACCACCGCCAACATGATCGATTCGACCGGCGAGATGCTGAAGAACCAGACCGGCGAGATCCACAAGCAGGCCGCCTCTTCGACCATCCCGGTCGAGACGCTCCAGCGGGCCTTCCAGAATATCTACGACACGATGGACACGATCGACCGCTTCAAGGTCGAGGCGCTCAGCTCGATGAAGCAGACCGTCAACGTGCTGACCAGCGAGGTCGAGAAGTCGAAGGGCTATATCGCCCGGGCAGAGGGCGCCGCACAGAGCCAGGCCGAACCGTTCAAGGCGCTGGAGTAG